One Streptomyces sp. B21-105 genomic region harbors:
- a CDS encoding HAD-IIA family hydrolase: MADRKPIESWLTDMDGVLIHEGVPIPGADAFLKKLRESGKPFLVLTNNSIYTPRDLHARLRRMGLDVPIDNIWTSALATAQFLGDQRPEGTAYVIGEAGLTTALHDIGYVLTDHEPDYVVLGETRTYSFEAMTKAVRLINDGARFICTNPDETGPSAEGALPATGAVAALITKATGKNPYFAGKPNPLMMRTGLNAIGAHSETSAMIGDRMDTDVLAGMEAGMQTFLVLTGLTRPEQVEDFPYRPSKIVDSIADLVDRI; encoded by the coding sequence ATGGCAGACCGCAAGCCCATCGAGTCATGGCTCACCGACATGGACGGTGTGCTCATCCACGAGGGCGTGCCGATCCCCGGCGCCGACGCCTTCCTGAAGAAGCTGCGGGAGTCCGGCAAGCCCTTCCTCGTCCTGACCAACAACTCGATCTACACCCCGCGCGACCTGCACGCCCGGCTGCGCCGGATGGGCCTGGACGTGCCGATCGACAACATCTGGACCTCCGCGCTGGCCACCGCCCAGTTCCTCGGCGACCAGCGGCCCGAGGGCACGGCGTACGTCATCGGCGAGGCGGGCCTGACCACCGCGCTGCACGACATCGGTTACGTCCTCACCGACCACGAGCCCGACTACGTCGTCCTCGGCGAGACCCGCACCTACTCCTTCGAGGCGATGACGAAGGCGGTCCGCCTCATCAACGACGGCGCGCGTTTCATCTGCACCAACCCGGACGAGACCGGCCCCTCCGCCGAGGGCGCGCTGCCCGCCACGGGTGCCGTCGCCGCGCTGATCACCAAGGCGACCGGCAAGAACCCGTACTTCGCGGGCAAGCCGAATCCGCTGATGATGCGCACCGGGCTGAACGCCATCGGCGCCCACTCCGAGACCAGCGCGATGATCGGCGACCGCATGGACACCGACGTGCTGGCCGGGATGGAGGCCGGCATGCAGACGTTCCTGGTGCTCACCGGCCTGACCAGGCCCGAGCAGGTCGAGGATTTCCCGTACCGGCCGTCGAAGATCGTGGACTCCATCGCGGACCTCGTCGACCGGATCTGA
- a CDS encoding Gfo/Idh/MocA family protein produces MGLIGYGLAGSVFHAPLIAATEGLVLDTVVTSYPERQEQARAEFPDVRLAAAPDDLLARSGELDLVVVASPNKTHVPLATAALKAGLPVVVDKPVAGTAAEARALAALAEERGLLLSVFQNRRWDNDFLTLRKLLDEGALGDVQRFESRFERWRPQLKGGWRESGDPAEIGGLLYDLGSHVVDQALVLFGPAVRVYAEADVRRAGAETDDDTFIAITHANGVRSHLHVSATTAQLGPRFRVLGSRAGYVKYGLDPQEAALREGLRPGGSDGLSSSTGSAGWGTEPEELWGRVGAGESPLTGGGRPVQTLPGDYPAYYAAVTKALIDGGPGPVTAVEAAAALDVLEAARRSARDKVAVTL; encoded by the coding sequence GTGGGCCTGATCGGGTACGGCCTCGCGGGCTCCGTCTTCCACGCCCCGCTGATCGCCGCCACCGAGGGCCTTGTGCTCGACACGGTGGTCACCTCGTACCCGGAGCGGCAGGAGCAGGCCCGCGCCGAGTTCCCGGACGTGCGCCTCGCCGCCGCCCCGGACGACCTCCTCGCCCGGTCCGGCGAGCTGGACCTGGTCGTCGTCGCGTCCCCGAACAAGACGCATGTGCCGCTCGCGACCGCCGCCCTCAAGGCCGGTCTGCCGGTCGTCGTCGACAAGCCGGTGGCGGGCACGGCGGCCGAGGCCCGTGCGCTGGCCGCCCTCGCCGAGGAGCGCGGGCTGCTCCTGTCCGTCTTCCAGAACCGGCGCTGGGACAACGACTTCCTGACCCTGCGCAAACTGCTGGACGAGGGCGCGCTGGGCGACGTCCAGCGCTTCGAGTCGCGGTTCGAGCGGTGGCGGCCGCAACTGAAGGGCGGCTGGCGGGAGTCCGGCGACCCGGCAGAGATCGGAGGTCTGCTCTACGACCTCGGCAGTCATGTCGTCGACCAGGCGCTGGTGCTCTTCGGCCCGGCGGTCCGCGTGTACGCGGAGGCGGACGTCCGCCGGGCGGGCGCGGAGACCGACGACGACACGTTCATCGCGATCACGCACGCGAACGGCGTCCGCTCCCACCTCCACGTCTCCGCGACGACCGCCCAACTCGGCCCGCGCTTTAGGGTGCTGGGCTCGCGGGCGGGGTACGTGAAGTACGGCCTGGACCCCCAGGAGGCCGCACTGCGCGAGGGCCTGCGGCCCGGCGGCTCGGACGGCCTGAGCAGCTCGACCGGCTCGGCCGGCTGGGGTACGGAACCGGAGGAGCTGTGGGGCCGGGTCGGCGCCGGAGAGTCCCCGCTGACCGGCGGTGGACGCCCTGTGCAAACCCTCCCCGGCGACTACCCGGCCTACTACGCTGCGGTGACCAAGGCACTGATCGACGGCGGCCCGGGCCCGGTGACCGCCGTCGAGGCGGCCGCCGCCCTCGACGTCCTGGAGGCGGCCCGCCGTTCGGCACGAGACAAGGTGGCGGTGACGCTGTAA
- a CDS encoding heme-degrading domain-containing protein: MGTHEITPKFTPEITPTLEELQTQERRLVFRQFTHDDAWALGSLLVELARERQAPVAVDIHRSGQQLFHAALPGSTPDNDAWIARKRRVVERFGASSYLVGSRFRAKGTTFEESSRLDPDVYAAHGGSFPVTVEGVGVVGAVTVSGLPQLEDHRFVVAALEQFLEKYL; encoded by the coding sequence ATGGGCACCCACGAGATCACCCCGAAGTTCACCCCGGAGATCACCCCGACCCTGGAGGAGCTGCAGACCCAGGAACGTCGGCTGGTCTTCCGCCAGTTCACCCACGACGACGCGTGGGCGCTCGGCTCACTGCTGGTGGAGCTGGCCCGGGAGCGCCAGGCGCCGGTGGCCGTCGACATCCACCGGTCGGGCCAGCAGCTCTTCCACGCCGCCCTGCCCGGCTCGACCCCCGACAACGACGCCTGGATCGCCCGCAAGCGCCGGGTGGTGGAACGCTTCGGCGCCTCGTCGTACCTGGTGGGCTCCCGCTTCCGCGCCAAGGGGACGACGTTCGAGGAGTCCTCCCGCCTCGACCCGGATGTCTACGCGGCCCACGGCGGCTCCTTCCCGGTCACCGTGGAGGGCGTGGGCGTCGTGGGCGCGGTGACGGTCTCGGGCCTCCCCCAACTCGAGGACCACCGCTTCGTGGTGGCGGCCCTGGAGCAGTTCCTGGAGAAGTACCTGTAA
- a CDS encoding fumarylacetoacetate hydrolase family protein yields MKLLRVGAKGTERPALLDSEGVLRDLSAVVQDIDGALLADDAALGRVRAAAESGALPALDAAGLRIGPPLARIGKIVCIGLNYHDHARETGTEPPAEPVIFFKAADTVVGPHDTVLIPRGSVKTDWEVELAVVVGRTARYLKSAEEGLAHVAGYAVAHDVSEREFQIERGGTWDKGKNCETFNPLGPWLVTADEIADPQDLSLRLWVNGELKQDGTTAEQIFAVGEVVRYVSQFMTLYPGDVINTGTPAGVALGAPDPKPFLRGGDVVELEISGLGRQRQVFGDA; encoded by the coding sequence ATGAAGTTGCTGCGAGTCGGTGCGAAGGGCACGGAGCGTCCCGCGCTGCTCGACTCCGAGGGGGTCCTGCGGGACCTCTCCGCAGTCGTCCAGGACATCGACGGGGCGCTGCTCGCCGACGACGCGGCGCTCGGCCGGGTCCGGGCCGCCGCCGAATCCGGGGCGCTGCCGGCGCTGGACGCCGCCGGGCTGCGGATCGGACCGCCGCTGGCACGGATCGGCAAGATCGTGTGCATCGGGCTGAACTACCACGACCACGCCCGGGAGACCGGGACCGAGCCGCCCGCCGAGCCCGTGATCTTCTTCAAGGCGGCGGACACCGTCGTCGGGCCGCACGACACCGTGCTGATCCCGCGCGGGTCCGTCAAGACCGACTGGGAGGTGGAGCTGGCCGTCGTCGTCGGGCGCACGGCCCGCTACCTGAAGTCGGCCGAGGAGGGGCTCGCGCACGTCGCCGGGTACGCGGTGGCGCACGACGTGTCCGAGCGGGAGTTCCAGATCGAGCGCGGCGGGACCTGGGACAAGGGCAAGAACTGCGAGACGTTCAACCCGCTGGGCCCCTGGCTCGTCACGGCGGACGAGATCGCCGACCCGCAGGACCTCTCCCTCAGGCTCTGGGTCAACGGGGAGCTGAAGCAGGACGGCACCACGGCCGAGCAGATCTTCGCCGTCGGGGAGGTCGTGCGGTACGTCAGCCAGTTCATGACGCTGTACCCCGGGGACGTGATCAACACGGGGACGCCGGCCGGGGTGGCCCTCGGGGCGCCCGACCCGAAGCCGTTCCTGCGGGGCGGGGACGTGGTGGAACTCGAGATCTCGGGGCTGGGGCGGCAGCGGCAGGTGTTCGGCGACGCGTAG
- a CDS encoding YidC/Oxa1 family membrane protein insertase: MSVFASLVEHLADLLHPLFGAAAAAAAIVLFTALVRLLVHPLSRATARGQKARAALQPRIAELRGKHAKDPERLRKAVLELHAEEKVSPLSGCLPSLLQAPAFLVLYHLFSSTSIGGESNGLLDHRLFAAPLGDRWADALTGGGPVGGAGLVYLALFAVVAAVATFNYLRAKRTPLPVTGGGEDVPGFGALTKVMPFMSFLTLITVAVVPMAAALYVITSTTWSAVERAVLYR; this comes from the coding sequence ATGTCCGTTTTCGCCAGCCTGGTCGAGCACCTCGCCGACCTGCTCCACCCCCTGTTCGGCGCCGCCGCCGCGGCCGCCGCGATCGTCCTGTTCACCGCGCTCGTACGGCTCCTCGTCCATCCGCTGTCCCGCGCGACCGCCCGAGGGCAGAAGGCCCGCGCCGCCCTGCAACCGAGGATCGCCGAACTGCGCGGGAAGCACGCGAAGGACCCCGAACGGCTCCGGAAAGCCGTGCTGGAACTGCACGCCGAGGAAAAGGTGTCACCGCTCTCCGGCTGCCTGCCCAGCCTGCTCCAGGCGCCCGCGTTCCTCGTGCTCTACCACCTCTTCTCCAGCACCTCGATCGGCGGCGAGAGCAACGGGCTGCTCGACCACCGGCTGTTCGCCGCGCCCCTGGGCGACCGCTGGGCGGACGCGCTCACCGGGGGCGGACCGGTCGGCGGGGCCGGGCTGGTCTACCTCGCGCTGTTCGCCGTCGTGGCCGCGGTCGCCACCTTCAACTACCTGCGCGCCAAGCGGACGCCGCTGCCCGTGACCGGCGGTGGCGAGGACGTGCCCGGCTTCGGCGCCCTCACCAAGGTCATGCCGTTCATGTCGTTCCTCACCCTGATCACCGTGGCGGTCGTCCCGATGGCCGCCGCGCTGTACGTGATCACGTCCACCACGTGGAGCGCGGTCGAACGGGCCGTCCTGTACCGATGA
- a CDS encoding DUF6412 domain-containing protein, giving the protein MPHNRFAARRAVMPFLLLPLLVLDVSLLDSGGLTAAVALAATAAASSALTVCAVVAARSVPRVPPTRVRTAIRDRARRTAFLPQRDPDASGRPRPRAPGHALPATAA; this is encoded by the coding sequence ATGCCGCACAACCGGTTCGCCGCGCGTCGCGCCGTCATGCCCTTCCTGCTCCTGCCCCTCCTCGTCCTCGACGTGTCGCTCCTCGACTCCGGCGGTCTCACGGCCGCCGTCGCCCTCGCCGCGACCGCCGCCGCCTCCTCCGCGCTGACGGTCTGCGCCGTCGTCGCCGCGCGCAGCGTGCCTCGCGTGCCGCCCACCCGGGTGCGCACGGCGATCAGGGACCGGGCCCGGCGCACGGCCTTCCTGCCGCAACGCGATCCCGACGCGTCCGGCCGGCCCCGCCCCCGAGCGCCCGGTCACGCCCTCCCGGCGACCGCCGCGTAG
- a CDS encoding GntR family transcriptional regulator has translation MSEPAVRVDTTSQVPPYDQIRSQLAALIVTGRLTEGERLPTVRQLAADLGLAPGTVARAYRELEAAELIRTRRGAGSRVAAPRARPARPDPEQLATLARDFTASARALGADTDAVLTAVREALEEGA, from the coding sequence ATGAGTGAGCCCGCGGTACGCGTCGACACCACCAGCCAGGTGCCCCCGTACGACCAGATCCGGTCCCAGCTCGCCGCCCTCATCGTCACCGGCCGGCTGACGGAGGGCGAGCGGCTGCCGACCGTGCGCCAGCTCGCCGCCGACCTGGGTCTGGCGCCGGGGACGGTGGCCCGCGCCTACCGCGAACTGGAGGCCGCCGAGCTGATCCGCACCCGGCGCGGCGCCGGCTCCCGGGTGGCGGCGCCCCGGGCCCGCCCGGCCCGCCCCGACCCCGAGCAACTGGCCACGCTGGCCCGTGACTTCACGGCGTCCGCCCGCGCCCTGGGCGCCGACACCGACGCCGTCCTGACCGCCGTCCGCGAGGCCCTGGAGGAGGGCGCGTAG
- a CDS encoding class E sortase encodes MRTSPGQRTRVGRRVLLRRRVPVVRHSTRRRRARCRPALWTGAELLVTAGVLVLLLVVHQLWWTNREAKDGAERRVAALEQEWGNGEADDPQGAAGDGGPGADTAAGDPPGEGDEGGAGAGRPDGRSGSSSAGDAGSGVPRSSQAYAVLRIPRLGLRVPVAEGTSKQKVLNKGYAGHYSGSQQPGQQGNFAVAGHRNTHGEPFRYLNRLGKGDKVEVETRDATYTYRVDKVLPQTSPRDAGVIGPVPRSLTKPGLGYGVPGRYLTLTTCTPEYTSRYRLVVWGVLVAAQPRPRG; translated from the coding sequence GTGCGGACATCCCCCGGACAGCGGACCCGCGTCGGCCGACGCGTCCTCCTCCGTCGGCGCGTCCCCGTCGTTCGGCACAGCACCCGGCGGCGGCGCGCCCGTTGCCGTCCAGCGCTGTGGACCGGTGCCGAACTCCTCGTCACCGCCGGGGTGCTGGTACTCCTCCTCGTCGTCCACCAGCTGTGGTGGACCAACCGGGAGGCGAAGGACGGCGCCGAGCGCAGGGTGGCGGCCCTGGAGCAGGAGTGGGGGAACGGCGAGGCGGACGATCCGCAGGGCGCCGCCGGTGACGGGGGCCCGGGCGCCGACACCGCCGCCGGCGACCCGCCCGGCGAGGGCGACGAGGGCGGCGCAGGCGCAGGAAGGCCCGACGGCCGTAGCGGCTCGTCGTCGGCGGGCGACGCGGGGAGCGGCGTCCCGCGCTCCTCCCAGGCGTACGCGGTCCTGCGCATTCCCCGGCTCGGCCTGCGGGTGCCGGTCGCCGAGGGAACCAGCAAGCAGAAGGTCCTCAACAAGGGGTACGCGGGGCACTACAGCGGCAGCCAGCAGCCGGGCCAGCAGGGCAACTTCGCGGTCGCCGGGCACCGCAACACGCACGGTGAGCCCTTCCGGTACCTCAACCGCCTGGGGAAGGGCGACAAGGTGGAGGTGGAGACCCGGGACGCCACCTACACCTACCGCGTCGACAAGGTCCTGCCGCAGACCTCACCTCGCGACGCGGGCGTCATCGGGCCCGTGCCCCGCTCCCTCACGAAGCCCGGCCTCGGCTACGGCGTCCCCGGCCGCTACCTCACCCTCACCACCTGCACGCCCGAGTACACCTCCCGGTACCGGCTGGTCGTCTGGGGCGTCCTGGTCGCCGCGCAGCCCCGGCCCCGCGGTTAG
- a CDS encoding glycoside hydrolase gives MIRRRTLLAATGGALLGSALATGTARADSTIAVNPSTTYGTWEGWGTSLAWWANVFGARDDFADIFFTTKSVSYSGKTLPGLGLNIARYNLGACSWNSVGSTSMAESPNIPGFKQIEGYWQDWNNEDPTSSAWDWTADATQRAMLQKAVSRGATTELFANSPMWWMCLNHNPSGASGGGNNLQSWNYRQHASHLAAVALRAKNNWGVNFATVGPFNEPSSSWWTATGTQEGCHMDAAVQAAVLPYMRSELDKRGLTATKISASDETSYDLSRTTWNSFSATTKGYVNRVNVHGYQGSGGRRDLLYTDVVTTGKKALWNSETGDKDGTGLTMASNLLYDFRWLHPTAWVYWQVMDPSAGWAMIRYDPDTLAAGAVTTKYYVMAQFSRHIRPGMTVLDTGVSYAAAAIDKTAKRLVIVAANTSSSAQTLTFDLSRFTTVSGGSGGLVPRWNTVTNGSGDLYAAHSDTHLSGKSISVPFAAGAVQTLQVDGVTI, from the coding sequence ATGATCCGACGCAGAACACTGCTGGCGGCCACGGGTGGCGCGCTCCTCGGAAGCGCGCTCGCGACGGGCACCGCCCGCGCCGACTCCACGATAGCCGTCAACCCCTCGACGACCTACGGCACTTGGGAGGGCTGGGGCACCTCCCTGGCCTGGTGGGCGAACGTCTTCGGCGCGCGCGACGACTTCGCCGACATCTTCTTCACGACCAAGTCGGTGTCCTACAGCGGTAAGACCCTGCCCGGCCTCGGCCTCAACATCGCCCGCTACAACCTGGGCGCGTGCAGCTGGAACAGCGTGGGCAGCACGTCGATGGCGGAGTCGCCCAACATCCCCGGGTTCAAGCAGATCGAGGGCTACTGGCAGGACTGGAACAACGAGGACCCGACGTCCTCGGCCTGGGACTGGACGGCGGACGCCACCCAGCGCGCGATGCTGCAGAAGGCCGTGTCGCGCGGCGCGACGACCGAGCTGTTCGCCAACTCCCCCATGTGGTGGATGTGTCTGAACCACAACCCGTCCGGCGCGTCGGGCGGCGGCAACAACCTCCAGTCCTGGAACTACCGCCAGCACGCCTCCCACCTCGCGGCGGTGGCCCTGCGCGCGAAGAACAACTGGGGCGTGAACTTCGCGACGGTAGGCCCCTTCAACGAGCCGTCCTCGTCCTGGTGGACGGCGACCGGGACGCAGGAGGGCTGCCACATGGACGCGGCCGTGCAGGCGGCCGTGCTCCCGTACATGCGCAGCGAGCTGGACAAGCGCGGACTGACCGCGACGAAGATCTCCGCCTCCGACGAGACGAGCTACGACCTCTCCCGCACCACCTGGAACTCCTTCTCCGCGACGACGAAGGGGTACGTGAACCGGGTCAACGTCCACGGCTACCAGGGCTCCGGCGGCCGCCGTGACCTGCTGTACACGGACGTCGTGACGACGGGCAAGAAGGCGCTGTGGAACTCCGAGACCGGTGACAAGGACGGCACCGGTCTCACGATGGCGAGCAACCTGCTCTACGACTTCCGCTGGCTGCACCCGACGGCGTGGGTCTACTGGCAGGTCATGGACCCGTCGGCGGGCTGGGCGATGATCCGGTACGACCCCGACACGCTGGCGGCCGGCGCGGTCACCACGAAGTACTACGTGATGGCCCAGTTCAGCCGTCACATCCGGCCCGGCATGACGGTCCTCGACACGGGCGTGAGTTACGCGGCGGCGGCCATCGACAAGACGGCGAAGCGCCTGGTGATCGTCGCGGCGAACACGTCGTCGTCGGCCCAGACCCTCACCTTCGACCTCTCCCGCTTCACCACGGTGAGCGGCGGATCGGGGGGGCTGGTCCCCCGCTGGAACACGGTGACCAACGGTTCCGGCGACCTCTACGCAGCCCACTCGGACACGCACCTGAGCGGCAAGTCGATCAGCGTCCCGTTCGCGGCGGGCGCGGTGCAGACCCTTCAGGTGGACGGGGTGACGATCTAG
- a CDS encoding SEC-C domain-containing protein: MRPDTPAENVDHTAEAARLERTAGLYPEDAEALLLQAAAHLELAGDRPAATTLYDRLLSPSDGQEAATLESPHLIRALKASNLWEYGHEAEARAIIDGIRATAPRDPAPWVIVAESLEAHDELEEAHKTFTEGVTLLLADVPEPPPHASHPLLFGRHRVRRMLGAAHDDWDVLADTLHSSPVPLDELHDPKRVWSLGSDNPAELQAEISRLRAELGAYREELSRPFPVAVLHWPTGELAELLGAYPTLSDEYPSHEEHLATIEASLRELAASGTPNLGIVTGTVPSYEAFAASEASSPGDANLLPQYATTLAARGRAAVWPPERGAGCWCGSGNSYATCHGTSGA, from the coding sequence ATGCGCCCCGACACGCCTGCCGAGAACGTCGACCACACCGCCGAAGCGGCACGCCTGGAGCGGACCGCCGGCCTGTATCCCGAGGACGCCGAAGCCCTGCTGCTGCAGGCCGCGGCCCACCTGGAACTGGCCGGCGACCGCCCCGCCGCGACGACCCTGTACGACCGCCTCCTGTCCCCCTCGGACGGACAGGAGGCGGCAACCCTGGAGAGCCCCCACCTGATCCGCGCCCTGAAGGCCTCCAACCTGTGGGAGTACGGTCACGAGGCCGAGGCCCGGGCGATCATCGACGGCATCCGCGCCACCGCCCCCCGCGACCCGGCCCCCTGGGTCATCGTCGCCGAGTCGCTGGAGGCCCACGACGAGCTGGAGGAGGCGCACAAGACGTTCACCGAGGGCGTCACCCTGCTCCTGGCGGACGTCCCGGAACCCCCGCCGCACGCCTCCCACCCGCTGCTCTTCGGCCGCCACCGGGTACGCCGCATGCTGGGAGCCGCCCACGACGACTGGGACGTGCTGGCCGACACCCTCCACTCCTCCCCCGTCCCCCTGGACGAACTCCACGACCCCAAGCGCGTGTGGTCCCTCGGCTCGGACAACCCGGCCGAGCTGCAGGCCGAGATCTCCCGCCTCCGCGCCGAACTCGGCGCGTACCGGGAGGAACTGTCCCGCCCGTTCCCGGTCGCGGTCCTGCACTGGCCCACGGGAGAGCTGGCAGAGCTGCTCGGGGCGTACCCGACGCTGTCGGACGAATACCCCTCGCACGAGGAGCACCTGGCGACCATAGAGGCGTCCCTGCGCGAACTCGCCGCCTCCGGCACGCCCAACCTCGGCATCGTGACCGGCACGGTCCCCTCCTACGAGGCCTTCGCAGCCTCGGAGGCCTCATCTCCGGGGGACGCGAACCTGCTCCCCCAGTACGCGACGACCTTGGCAGCCCGGGGCCGGGCCGCGGTATGGCCGCCGGAGCGGGGGGCGGGATGCTGGTGCGGGTCGGGAAACAGCTATGCAACGTGTCACGGCACATCAGGGGCCTGA
- a CDS encoding very short patch repair endonuclease, translating to MSRQPSKDTGVELAVRRLLHAEGMRYRVEYPVPGMPRRRIDVAFPRAQVAVLIDGCFWHGCPQHATHPKSNAEWWRTKLERNMARDRETTEHLTAQGWTVLRFWEHTRPEEVAHTVRTTVDRRRREMRESAVLRREVGEDNRRTSRGGKTVD from the coding sequence ATGAGCAGGCAGCCGAGCAAGGACACCGGTGTCGAGCTGGCCGTGCGACGGCTGCTGCACGCGGAGGGTATGCGCTACCGCGTGGAGTACCCCGTCCCTGGAATGCCACGACGACGGATCGATGTGGCGTTCCCCCGGGCCCAGGTGGCGGTCCTCATCGACGGCTGCTTCTGGCACGGCTGTCCGCAGCACGCCACCCACCCCAAGTCGAACGCGGAGTGGTGGCGGACCAAGCTGGAACGCAACATGGCGCGGGACCGGGAGACGACCGAGCACCTGACCGCTCAAGGGTGGACGGTGTTGAGGTTCTGGGAGCACACGCGGCCGGAGGAAGTCGCCCACACGGTGCGCACCACGGTCGACCGCAGGAGACGCGAGATGCGGGAGAGTGCCGTCCTCAGGCGGGAGGTGGGGGAGGATAATCGGCGAACGAGCCGAGGGGGAAAGACGGTTGACTGA
- a CDS encoding DNA cytosine methyltransferase — MTDRLTFVDVCSGAGGLASGLESAGFTPTLLLDDKQQACETLLANRPHWNVVREDLIDFVPDEHRESLDVDLLSAGLPRVRSSAAVGRSDSEPELHLLRAAVYLVHGIQPRALLLENLPALVHSPAYEEVRRFVSEELAHLGYRLRWFVLNAADFGVPQDREQGVLVALKEPWFDGFTPPGPTVDTHVPVGEALRKSMAARGWTEADAWADQASAVAPTLVGGSDNRGGADVGPTGTKRAWARMGINGNAFADEVPGPDYVWPRSDDVAHMPKITVDQAAVVQAFPPDWQITGQKTARYRQIGHATPPPVGRALGVAIATALRSSGGE, encoded by the coding sequence TTGACTGACAGACTCACGTTCGTGGACGTCTGCTCCGGTGCGGGCGGGTTGGCGTCGGGCCTGGAGAGCGCGGGCTTCACGCCGACGCTGCTCCTCGACGACAAGCAGCAGGCGTGCGAGACGCTCCTGGCCAACCGCCCTCACTGGAACGTCGTCCGCGAGGATCTGATCGACTTCGTGCCGGACGAACACCGGGAGAGTCTGGACGTCGATCTGCTCTCGGCCGGTCTACCGCGAGTGCGGTCCTCCGCTGCCGTGGGACGCTCGGACAGCGAGCCCGAGCTGCACCTCCTGCGAGCCGCGGTGTACCTCGTCCACGGAATCCAACCGCGCGCGCTGCTCCTGGAGAACCTGCCGGCACTCGTGCACTCGCCCGCGTACGAGGAGGTGCGCCGGTTCGTCTCGGAGGAACTCGCCCACCTCGGCTACCGGTTGCGCTGGTTCGTGTTGAACGCAGCGGACTTCGGTGTGCCGCAGGACCGTGAGCAGGGCGTCCTGGTGGCGCTCAAAGAGCCCTGGTTCGACGGCTTCACGCCGCCCGGGCCGACGGTCGACACGCATGTCCCGGTCGGAGAGGCGCTACGGAAGTCCATGGCGGCGCGGGGCTGGACGGAGGCCGATGCCTGGGCGGATCAGGCGAGTGCCGTGGCTCCGACGCTCGTCGGCGGCTCGGACAACCGGGGCGGTGCCGACGTCGGTCCGACGGGCACGAAGCGTGCCTGGGCGCGCATGGGGATCAACGGGAACGCGTTCGCCGACGAGGTGCCGGGACCGGACTACGTATGGCCCCGCTCGGACGATGTGGCACACATGCCGAAAATCACGGTGGACCAGGCCGCCGTCGTCCAGGCGTTCCCCCCGGATTGGCAGATCACGGGACAGAAGACCGCCCGATACCGGCAGATCGGCCATGCCACCCCTCCGCCGGTCGGCAGGGCACTCGGCGTGGCGATAGCGACCGCGCTGCGGTCCTCGGGCGGGGAGTAG